A stretch of Telopea speciosissima isolate NSW1024214 ecotype Mountain lineage chromosome 11, Tspe_v1, whole genome shotgun sequence DNA encodes these proteins:
- the LOC122645628 gene encoding hydroquinone glucosyltransferase-like, which translates to MEEEAEKATQIVILPSPGMGHLIPLAEFAKRLVLYHHFSVTFIIPWDGPLPKPQKEVLHSFPKTINSVLLPPVNLDDLSSDVPPEVRIRLTVTRCLPSLRDVLKKDLSTATSRLSALVVDPFGIDAFEVAKEFQVLSYLFFPGPAISLWLFFYLPKLDEMYSCEYRDLPEPVKLPGCVPIHGSDLFHPIQDRKNEAYSCILSLCRGVLLADGILLNSFMDLEPGAIKAFMESGDLCTQPIYPVGPLIRTGSGDEGDPNECLKWLDDQPDGSVVFVSFGSGGVLSPEQLNELAFGLEQSEQRFLWVIRSPTRKSVHANFFNAQSIEDPFSYLPQGFLERTKGRGLVVPSWAPQIQVLNHGSTGGFLTHCGWNSTLESIVHGVPLIAWPLFAEQRMNAVMLVEDMKVALRPKEREDGIIGQEEIARVVRSLMEGEEEQSVRSRMRELKDAAARVLSEEGSSTQSLSEVAQKWRTH; encoded by the coding sequence atggaagaagaagcagagaaagCTACTCAAATTGTCATTCTACCCTCACCAGGGATGGGTCACCTCATCCCACTAGCCGAGTTTGCAAAACGACTCGTTCTTTATCACCACTTCTCAGTTACCTTCATTATCCCATGGGATGGTCCTCTCCCCAAACCCCAGAAAGAAGTCCTTCATTCCTTTCCTAAAACCATAAATTCTGTGTTACTCCCACCTGTTAATCTTGATGATCTCTCCTCCGATGTACCTCCCGAAGTTCGCATTCGTCTCACCGTTACTCGTTGTCTTCCCTCTCTTCGCGATGTACTTAAGAAGGACTTAAGTACTGCTACTTCTCGTCTCTCTGCCTTAGTTGTTGATCCATTTGGGATTGATGCCTTCGAAGTCGCCAAGGAATTCCAGGTTTTGTCTTACCTCTTCTTTCCCGGTCCAGCTATTTCATTATGGTTGTTCTTTTATTTGCCAAAGCTAGATGAGATGTACTCTTGTGAGTATAGAGACCTACCCGAACCGGTTAAATTACCCGGGTGTGTACCGATTCATGGAAGTGATTTGTTTCACCCGATTCAGGATCGAAAGAATGAAGCCTATTCATGTATTCTTAGCTTATGTAGAGGTGTTTTATTGGCTGATGGTATTTTATTGAATAGTTTCATGGATTTGGAACCGGGTGCAATCAAGGCTTTTATGGAAAGTGGAGATTTGTGCACCCAACCGATCTATCCGGTTGGACCACTCATAAGGACCGGTTCAGGAGATGAGGGTGATCCAAATGAATGCCTTAAGTGGTTGGATGATCAACCAGATGGGTCTGTTGTGTTTGTTTCGTTTGGGAGTGGAGGAGTTTTGTCACCAGAGCAGCTGAATGAATTGGCCTTTGGATTGGAACAAAGTGAGCAAAGATTTTTATGGGTTATTAGAAGCCCAACTCGTAAATCTGTGCATGCCAACTTCTTTAATGCCCAAAGCATTGAGGATCCATTTTCGTACCTACCACAAGGGTTCTTGGAGAGGACCAAAGGAAGAGGGCTTGTGGTGCCCTCATGGGCTCCTCAGATCCAAGTCTTAAACCATGGTTCGACGGGAGGGTTTTTGACTCATTGTGGGTGGAACTCAACTTTGGAGAGCATTGTCCATGGTGTTCCTTTGATTGCTTGGCCACTCTTTGCAGAGCAAAGGATGAATGCAGTGATGCTAGTGGAGGACATGAAGGTGGCATTGAGGcccaaagagagagaagatggaataATTGGACAAGAAGAGATTGCAAGGGTGGTGAGGAGTCtaatggaaggagaagaagagcagagtGTAAGAAGTAGGATGAGGGAGCTCAAGGATGCAGCAGCCAGGGTGTTAAGTGAAGAAGGGTCTTCAACACAGTCACTCTCTGAGGTAGCACAGAAATGGAGGACCCATTAG
- the LOC122645000 gene encoding hydroquinone glucosyltransferase-like: MEEEAEKATQIVILPSPGMGHLIPLAEFAKRLVLYHHFSVTFIIPWDGPLPKAQKEVLHSLPKTINFVLLPPVNLDDLSSDVPPEVRIRLTVAPCLPSLCDVLKKDLSTTSRLSALVVDPFGIDAFEVAKEFQVLSYLFFPGPAISLWLFFYLPKLDEMYSCEYRDLPEPVKLPGCVPIHGSDLFHPIQDRKNEAYSCILSLCRGVLLADGILLNSFMDLEPGAIKAFMEGGELCTQPIYPVGPLIRTGSGDEGDPNECLKWLDDQPDGSVVFVSFGSGGVLSPGQLNELAFGLEQSEQRFLWVIRSPTRKSVQANFFNAQSIEDPFSYLPKGFLERTKGRGLVVPSWAPQIQVLNHGSTGGFLTHCGWNSTLESIVHGVPLIAWPLFAEQRMNAVMLVEDMKVALRPKEREDGIIGQEEIAKVVRSLMEGEEGQSVRSRMRELKDAAARVLSEEGSSTLSLSEVAQKWRTH, from the coding sequence atggaagaagaagcagagaaagCTACTCAAATTGTCATCCTACCCTCACCAGGGATGGGTCACCTCATCCCACTAGCCGAGTTTGCAAAACGACTCGTTCTTTATCACCACTTCTCAGTTACCTTCATTATCCCATGGGATGGTCCTCTCCCCAAAGCCCAGAAAGAAGTCCTTCATTCCCTCCCTAAAACCATAAATTTTGTGTTACTCCCACCTGTTAATCTTGATGATCTCTCCTCCGATGTACCTCCCGAAGTTCGCATTCGTCTCACCGTTGCTCCTTGTCTTCCCTCTCTTTGCGACGTACTTAAGAAGGACTTAAGTACCACTTCTCGTCTCTCTGCCTTAGTTGTTGATCCATTTGGGATTGATGCCTTCGAAGTCGCCAAGGAATTCCAGGTTTTGTCTTACCTCTTCTTTCCCGGTCCAGCTATTTCATTATGGTTGTTCTTTTATTTGCCAAAGCTAGATGAGATGTACTCTTGTGAGTATAGAGACCTACCCGAACCGGTTAAATTACCCGGGTGTGTACCGATTCATGGAAGTGATTTGTTTCACCCGATTCAGGATCGAAAGAATGAAGCCTATTCATGTATTCTTAGCTTATGTAGAGGTGTTTTATTGGCTGATGGTATTTTATTGAATAGTTTCATGGATTTGGAACCGGGTGCAATCAAGGCTTTTATGGAAGGTGGAGAGTTGTGCACCCAACCAATCTATCCGGTTGGACCACTCATAAGAACCGGTTCAGGAGATGAGGGTGATCCAAATGAATGTCTTAAGTGGTTGGATGATCAACCAGATGGGTCTGTTGTGTTTGTTTCGTTTGGGAGTGGAGGAGTTTTGTCACCAGGGCAGCTCAATGAATTGGCCTTTGGATTGGAACAAAGTGAGCAAAGATTTTTATGGGTTATTAGAAGCCCAACTCGTAAATCTGTGCAAGCCAACTTCTTTAATGCCCAAAGCATTGAGGATCCATTTTCGTACCTACCAAAAGGGTTCTTGGAGAGGACCAAAGGAAGAGGGCTTGTGGTGCCCTCATGGGCTCCTCAGATCCAAGTTCTAAACCATGGTTCGACTGGAGGGTTTTTGACTCATTGTGGGTGGAACTCAACTTTGGAGAGCATTGTCCATGGTGTGCCTTTGATTGCTTGGCCACTCTTTGCAGAGCAAAGGATGAATGCAGTGATGCTAGTGGAGGACATGAAGGTGGCATTGAGGcccaaagagagagaagatggaattATTGGGCAAGAAGAGATTGCAAAGGTGGTGAGGAGTCtaatggaaggagaagaagggcaGAGTGTGAGAAGTAGGATGAGGGAGCTCAAGGATGCAGCAGCCAGGGTTTTAAGTGAAGAAGGGTCTTCAACACTATCACTCTCTGAGGTAGCACAGAAATGGAGGACCCATTAG